Genomic DNA from Lutibacter sp. A80:
GAAACACATTTTGCTTCTAACACAATTAATAACGTATATAAAGATATTGATACAAATGAAACTACATATGAAGTACATTTAAGTAATAATTTAGAATTAGAATTTAATAGTGACTTCGAAATTTTAAGTATTGATGGAGCTTCTAAATTACCAGATACTGTTATTCCAGAATCAATATTAACTTATATTACTGCAAATTATCCTAATAATTTTATAACTGACTGGGAACTTGAAACAAATTATCAAGAAATTGAATTAGACAATAATGTTGAGTTAGATTTTACACTTGAAGGAGAATTTATAAAAATTGATACAGATAAAAACAACGATGAGATAGTTTTAAATGAAACTGAATTTCCAACCAGTTTAAAAGATTATATTTCAACCTATTTCCCTTCAAATAATATTATCTCAGTAATTAAAGATACAGATGATAATCTAATAACTTATGAAGTTTATTTAAAAACCAATTTAGAATTAGAGTTTAATAGTGACTTTGAAATTATAAGTATTGATGGAACTTCTAAATTACCAGATGCTGTTATTCCAGAATCAATTTTAACTTATATTACTGCAAATTATCCTAATAATTTTATAACTGACTGGGAACTTGAAACAAATTATCAACAAATTGAACTAGACAATAATGTAGAGTTAGATTTTACGATTGAAGGAGAATTTATAAAAATTGATAACGATTAATTTATAGCTAGATTATACGTATAAAAATTAAGCTTCCAATTTAATTATTACAAAAGTTAATAATTAAATTGGAAGCTTTTTGTTTTATTTTCAAATAATTATTTAAATTAGATTTTTAATAAATCCTAAAACTCATAAACCAAATTAAGAAAAGCTATGAGCAGAGTCGCTTTGATTTAAAATTAAACCCCTCTACTTTTAAACCTTTAGTTACCCCCCTAAACCCATAGCTTTATTTCATAGTATTTATATATTTAGACACCAAATAATTTAATCGGTCACATAATGAAACCAAAATTTGAAACTTTAGCAATAAAAAGTACTGA
This window encodes:
- a CDS encoding PepSY-like domain-containing protein, whose product is MKILKITIITLFTTLIACNNDDDNEVKLSTTEIPVTITDFVETHFASNTINNVYKDIDTNETTYEVHLSNNLELEFNSDFEILSIDGASKLPDTVIPESILTYITANYPNNFITDWELETNYQEIELDNNVELDFTLEGEFIKIDTDKNNDEIVLNETEFPTSLKDYISTYFPSNNIISVIKDTDDNLITYEVYLKTNLELEFNSDFEIISIDGTSKLPDAVIPESILTYITANYPNNFITDWELETNYQQIELDNNVELDFTIEGEFIKIDND